In the Anaerolineales bacterium genome, one interval contains:
- a CDS encoding VOC family protein encodes MQQVIAHVALVVRDYDEAVAFFCEKLHFTLVEDTYQPEQDKRWVVVAPPGTGGTTLLLARASVPSQSAAIGNQTGGRVFLFLSTDDFWRDYTEMLSSGIRFVREPKEAPYGTVAVFEDLYGNLWDLFQPLAQPSP; translated from the coding sequence ATGCAACAGGTTATAGCTCATGTCGCGTTGGTCGTCAGGGACTACGATGAGGCCGTCGCGTTTTTTTGTGAAAAGCTTCATTTCACGCTGGTCGAAGATACCTACCAGCCCGAGCAAGACAAACGCTGGGTGGTTGTCGCTCCTCCGGGAACGGGTGGAACTACACTGCTGTTGGCGCGCGCGTCCGTCCCCTCGCAATCCGCGGCGATAGGAAATCAGACCGGTGGACGGGTTTTTCTTTTTCTTTCAACCGATGACTTCTGGCGGGATTACACTGAGATGCTTTCCTCCGGTATACGCTTCGTCCGCGAGCCGAAGGAGGCGCCGTACGGAACGGTGGCGGTGTTCGAAGACTTATATGGGAATCTCTGGGATTTATTCCAGCCGTTGGCACAGCCATCCCCGTGA
- a CDS encoding SDR family NAD(P)-dependent oxidoreductase: MTNKLSGKVAIITGASAGIGRASAIALAGEGASLVLSARRKDRLEDLASKVGELGGRAVVVVGDARDEKCAKQAVATALEEFDSLDILINNVGVGNYKNLVDTSADEYDEMMDTNMRSTFLFTRHAVPVMVERGAGIILVVSSMAGVYGFGGEAVYCATKFAQVGFAQALDNELRPFGIKVGAICPGGVKTEFALGKGRTEDGVAESGMLEPEDVAGVILLACTQSPQSRIIEVRMRTMKESLT; this comes from the coding sequence ATGACCAACAAGTTATCGGGAAAAGTGGCGATTATTACGGGCGCAAGTGCCGGTATTGGAAGAGCGAGCGCAATTGCACTGGCAGGCGAAGGCGCCAGTCTGGTGCTCTCCGCACGCCGCAAGGATCGATTGGAGGATTTGGCTTCCAAAGTAGGAGAATTGGGCGGCAGGGCGGTGGTCGTCGTCGGAGACGCCAGAGATGAAAAATGTGCAAAACAAGCCGTCGCGACGGCTTTGGAAGAATTTGATTCCCTGGATATATTGATCAACAACGTGGGGGTTGGGAATTACAAGAATCTGGTCGATACGAGTGCAGATGAATATGATGAAATGATGGACACGAACATGCGTTCAACATTTCTGTTCACGCGGCACGCCGTGCCCGTAATGGTCGAACGCGGGGCGGGGATAATTTTGGTGGTCTCCTCGATGGCGGGTGTTTACGGGTTTGGTGGGGAAGCGGTGTACTGTGCAACCAAATTCGCCCAGGTGGGATTCGCCCAGGCGTTGGATAATGAGCTGCGTCCATTCGGCATCAAAGTCGGAGCGATTTGTCCGGGCGGCGTCAAGACCGAATTCGCGCTGGGTAAAGGGCGCACGGAAGATGGGGTTGCAGAGTCCGGGATGCTCGAGCCTGAAGATGTGGCCGGCGTGATTTTATTGGCCTGCACGCAATCACCACAATCGCGCATCATCGAAGTACGTATGCGAACGATGAAGGAATCGCTGACCTAG